In Microvenator marinus, one genomic interval encodes:
- a CDS encoding FHA domain-containing protein, with the protein MSDEKGKPRGPKKTLLGVGMRLPPPALPGTESTPKPTLSAIADVGHDDSFDNLPVDLDELSAGDILEEASEEFEDEKTQMADLSESSDFESARTEIGAPLVEEHPSMFAKFDSKPVEAIGHLPTQALGAVEESQGPEFSLPFASTAALPSPINRQMPAPAEDEEEELDISDLEGLKTELINSPFESDTAVPKLLVLAGPNTGQEFFVTGLRATVGRGDTNAIIIHDLAASRQHIEIIKNTDDSYSVRDLQSINGTLLNGTRIREADLFHGDRIEIGKTTFQFLIQGNAPSPSRNRRVIPAALTTSPPPADQTGAQVIRNGGPDLTRIFTAATILAGVLTLIVVVGIFWILATKNTTADAQAPTGELAGQRYFAGVEATKIRDWESAEALFVEAAELDPNLQVEQQISRIKRERIAEKLLSEAERSVAEGDMTRAREAVAQIPSQSVYYTQAQSLIRSPKTREIDELFTEAQRDTTELAFDSAREKVQEILDRVPDHTGALELRGQIDALEAEEEEKKAQEEARRVAAATRSAPQKTGAIDPFATDAPSSSGSGKAVNFTEGFRLYRAKDFKAAEAFFEDLAKQNDGALADRARRTAKNISTFEKAYGAAESALEAKKWSQAEKDFTSARRADAAVSGNRGYFFNEISKGLAEAKAARGLEQLSRKEFAKAFALQTEAQKLDSKNAKASDLQAKLLVEARNLYIKAAGERKSNPAQAAAHCRTIMTMLPKSDTTYQKAQNMLKEL; encoded by the coding sequence ATGTCTGATGAGAAGGGAAAGCCTCGGGGGCCCAAGAAGACCCTTTTGGGGGTTGGAATGCGCCTACCACCACCGGCCCTTCCCGGCACGGAATCCACTCCAAAGCCCACGCTTTCGGCGATCGCGGATGTCGGGCACGACGATAGTTTTGACAATCTACCGGTGGACCTGGACGAATTGTCTGCAGGTGACATTCTAGAGGAGGCATCAGAGGAATTTGAGGACGAAAAGACTCAGATGGCGGATCTCTCCGAATCGTCTGATTTTGAGAGCGCTCGTACCGAGATCGGCGCTCCTCTTGTGGAAGAACATCCTTCGATGTTCGCAAAGTTCGACTCAAAACCCGTTGAGGCAATCGGCCATTTGCCAACCCAAGCGCTCGGCGCGGTTGAAGAGTCCCAAGGACCTGAGTTCTCGCTGCCTTTTGCTTCGACTGCCGCGCTACCGTCGCCGATAAACCGCCAGATGCCGGCGCCGGCCGAAGACGAGGAGGAAGAGCTAGACATCTCGGACCTCGAAGGCTTAAAGACGGAACTCATCAACTCGCCGTTTGAGTCCGATACCGCGGTCCCCAAGCTCCTTGTTTTGGCAGGGCCGAATACGGGCCAGGAGTTCTTTGTCACAGGTTTGAGGGCCACTGTGGGCCGAGGCGATACCAACGCCATCATCATCCATGACCTCGCGGCGAGCCGGCAGCATATCGAGATCATAAAGAATACGGACGACTCGTATTCCGTGCGTGATCTTCAATCGATCAATGGCACCCTTCTCAATGGCACACGAATCCGTGAGGCTGACCTCTTTCATGGCGACCGCATCGAGATCGGCAAAACCACATTTCAGTTCCTGATTCAAGGCAACGCGCCAAGCCCATCCAGAAACCGCCGTGTGATTCCTGCAGCTCTCACTACATCACCTCCGCCGGCCGATCAGACCGGTGCTCAGGTCATCCGGAATGGTGGTCCAGATCTGACGCGTATCTTCACCGCAGCCACTATCTTGGCGGGCGTACTGACACTAATCGTCGTCGTCGGGATCTTTTGGATTCTCGCCACCAAGAACACCACCGCTGACGCACAAGCGCCCACGGGCGAGCTCGCCGGACAGCGCTATTTTGCTGGGGTTGAGGCCACAAAGATCCGAGATTGGGAAAGCGCGGAGGCACTCTTTGTGGAGGCGGCTGAGCTCGATCCAAACCTCCAGGTTGAACAACAGATTAGCCGGATTAAGCGCGAGCGCATCGCTGAGAAACTACTCAGTGAGGCTGAGCGCTCGGTGGCTGAGGGCGATATGACGCGGGCTCGCGAAGCCGTAGCCCAAATTCCATCTCAGAGCGTCTACTACACCCAGGCGCAAAGCCTGATTCGGTCGCCGAAGACGCGCGAGATTGACGAACTCTTTACCGAGGCTCAACGAGACACCACCGAGCTCGCGTTCGATAGCGCGCGGGAGAAGGTTCAAGAGATTCTCGACCGCGTGCCGGACCATACAGGCGCGCTAGAGCTTCGGGGCCAGATCGACGCTTTGGAGGCTGAGGAAGAGGAGAAAAAGGCGCAGGAAGAAGCGCGCCGTGTGGCGGCCGCCACGCGCAGCGCCCCTCAAAAGACCGGCGCGATCGACCCGTTTGCGACGGATGCCCCAAGCTCGTCGGGTTCGGGTAAAGCAGTGAACTTTACAGAAGGGTTTAGGCTCTATCGCGCAAAGGACTTCAAAGCGGCTGAAGCCTTCTTCGAGGATCTGGCCAAGCAAAATGACGGAGCGCTTGCTGATCGCGCTCGACGCACAGCGAAGAATATCTCGACCTTTGAGAAGGCTTATGGCGCGGCGGAGTCTGCTCTTGAAGCTAAGAAGTGGAGCCAGGCTGAGAAGGACTTTACGAGTGCCAGACGCGCGGATGCCGCCGTCTCTGGAAACCGTGGGTACTTCTTCAACGAGATCTCAAAAGGGCTTGCTGAAGCGAAGGCAGCTCGGGGACTTGAGCAGTTGAGCCGCAAAGAATTTGCCAAGGCCTTTGCGCTTCAAACCGAGGCACAAAAGCTAGATTCCAAGAATGCAAAGGC
- a CDS encoding sensor histidine kinase codes for MRSLRTKITAAFLAPTLIIVLLFGLLTYFASRQGLEDELGRRLISVGQTLSSQLSDVDVEQISRLTEDNGRVIARLKDRLTKAKDTTGVERVFLFNKELKSLVDTQETAFGQVLHAQAADSVELERVFAHAEPRTSVLFAGPEGTLYKTGYAPVMREGEVVAVIGVEASAEFFVLLRNFASVMTFLGLVGLLLMMLVSAVVSRRITKPVRALVASADNLGKGDYITPIPSPAGRWRDEIALLSESFEEMRKEVLSRDRQTQMMLSGIAHEVRNPLGGMKLFVGLLKEDLSDRPDESEKVQKIERELNYLDRVVTDFLDFARHQAPDMERFRAATLLGEIDSLMSAECAGVGARIELACEPEEVELTADRQKLRRAIINCVRNAYQACETSDVTIRIEVKEVGERRHIEISDNGPGIPEDTLKEILTPFFTTKEKGSGLGLSLTNRIMEEHGGSMSIESEVGSGTTVRFDLPFNAEIEAEEMNIPEGWLG; via the coding sequence ATGCGATCATTGCGCACAAAAATTACCGCGGCGTTCCTTGCACCTACGCTTATCATTGTGCTCCTCTTTGGGCTCTTGACCTACTTCGCATCGAGGCAGGGCCTAGAGGACGAGCTCGGGCGTCGTCTGATTTCCGTGGGGCAAACACTCTCTTCTCAGCTCTCAGACGTAGACGTTGAGCAGATCAGCCGGCTCACAGAAGACAACGGCAGGGTCATCGCGAGGCTCAAGGATCGTCTGACCAAGGCAAAAGACACGACCGGGGTGGAGCGGGTTTTTCTATTCAACAAAGAGTTGAAAAGCCTTGTGGATACTCAGGAGACCGCGTTTGGGCAGGTGCTTCATGCCCAGGCCGCCGATTCAGTGGAGCTCGAACGAGTCTTTGCGCACGCGGAGCCGCGCACGAGCGTGCTCTTCGCCGGCCCTGAGGGAACGCTCTACAAGACGGGATACGCACCGGTGATGCGCGAAGGCGAAGTTGTGGCGGTCATCGGCGTGGAGGCCAGCGCCGAGTTCTTTGTTCTCCTGCGAAACTTCGCGAGCGTCATGACCTTTCTGGGCCTCGTCGGGTTGTTGTTGATGATGCTCGTGTCTGCCGTGGTCTCCCGGCGAATCACAAAGCCAGTTCGGGCCCTTGTGGCGTCCGCAGACAATCTTGGAAAAGGCGATTATATCACTCCGATCCCGAGCCCGGCGGGCCGCTGGCGAGATGAGATCGCGCTCTTGAGTGAGTCCTTCGAGGAGATGCGCAAAGAGGTTCTTTCGCGCGACCGTCAGACTCAGATGATGCTCTCGGGAATCGCCCATGAGGTCAGAAACCCGCTCGGCGGCATGAAGCTCTTTGTTGGCCTTCTCAAGGAGGATCTGAGTGACCGGCCGGATGAATCTGAGAAAGTTCAGAAGATCGAGCGCGAGCTCAACTATTTGGACCGAGTCGTGACCGATTTCTTGGACTTTGCGAGGCATCAAGCCCCAGATATGGAGCGCTTCCGCGCGGCTACACTCCTGGGCGAGATCGACTCCTTGATGAGCGCTGAGTGTGCCGGTGTGGGTGCGCGTATTGAGTTGGCGTGTGAGCCCGAAGAAGTGGAGCTCACGGCGGATAGGCAAAAGCTCCGAAGGGCCATCATCAATTGTGTACGAAACGCCTACCAGGCGTGTGAGACCAGCGATGTCACTATTCGAATCGAGGTTAAAGAGGTCGGTGAAAGGCGCCATATCGAGATCAGCGACAACGGCCCCGGAATTCCCGAAGACACGCTCAAGGAGATTCTCACGCCCTTCTTTACGACTAAGGAGAAAGGGAGCGGGCTCGGACTCTCGCTCACCAATCGAATCATGGAGGAGCACGGGGGCTCGATGTCCATCGAAAGTGAGGTCGGAAGCGGCACCACCGTAAGGTTTGATCTGCCGTTTAACGCCGAGATTGAGGCCGAAGAGATGAACATTCCAGAAGGGTGGTTGGGATGA
- a CDS encoding sigma-54-dependent transcriptional regulator: MARILVVEDNATLREGIVQVLKRMGHETIDAPNGKVGLSSWESEKPDMVISDLKMDQMDGMDLLKAILNRDPEAVIMIVTAFGSIEKAVEAMQAGAYDFLPKPFPPDLLRSKVERALQMKDQRQKNERLVRENEMLRDDAKLTDAVSIVGQSDIMADVFQKIRKIAPTDSTVHIYGESGTGKELVARAIHENSQRAHGPFIKVNCSALAESLLESELFGHEKGSFTGAAKQKLGRFELADGGTIFLDEIGDVSQTIQLKLLRVLQERQFERVGGEETVRVDVRIVTATNKDLKEEVKEGRFREDLFYRLAIIPIELPSLRERVEDVNPLVEHFLEKLRVRTHKRVDHISPQAMHMLKQYRWPGNVRELENVIEHAMVFADGNTIEIDDLPPVITGKRNEDHLAIPDGDRPLPDILEDLERQLIMRAYRKAKGVKTETARLLGIKASALYYKLEKYGIDTDGPPDDSDD, from the coding sequence ATGGCACGGATATTAGTGGTTGAAGACAATGCGACCCTTCGAGAAGGGATTGTCCAAGTCTTAAAGCGAATGGGGCACGAAACCATTGACGCCCCGAACGGCAAGGTGGGCCTTAGCTCATGGGAATCTGAGAAACCCGATATGGTGATCAGCGACCTCAAGATGGACCAGATGGATGGGATGGACCTGCTTAAGGCCATCCTGAATCGGGATCCCGAGGCGGTGATTATGATCGTGACGGCCTTTGGGAGCATCGAGAAGGCTGTTGAAGCCATGCAGGCTGGTGCCTACGATTTCTTGCCCAAGCCATTCCCGCCCGATTTGTTGCGTTCCAAAGTAGAGCGAGCCCTTCAGATGAAGGACCAACGCCAGAAGAACGAACGGCTGGTGCGTGAAAACGAGATGCTGCGCGACGACGCGAAACTCACCGATGCCGTCTCGATTGTGGGTCAGTCGGACATCATGGCGGATGTCTTCCAGAAGATCCGCAAGATCGCGCCCACGGATTCAACCGTGCATATCTACGGGGAATCCGGGACGGGCAAGGAGCTTGTGGCGCGCGCCATTCACGAAAATTCCCAGCGAGCTCACGGCCCGTTCATCAAGGTCAACTGCTCCGCGCTCGCTGAGTCCTTGCTTGAGTCAGAGCTTTTTGGTCATGAGAAGGGCTCCTTTACCGGCGCTGCAAAACAGAAGCTCGGCCGATTCGAGCTCGCCGATGGCGGCACCATCTTCCTCGACGAGATTGGCGATGTCTCACAGACCATCCAGCTCAAGCTCCTGCGCGTGCTCCAAGAGCGGCAGTTTGAGCGCGTAGGCGGTGAAGAGACTGTTCGTGTGGATGTTAGAATCGTGACTGCGACCAACAAAGACCTTAAAGAAGAGGTCAAAGAAGGGCGATTCAGAGAGGACCTTTTCTACCGCTTGGCCATCATCCCGATTGAGCTTCCGTCGCTTCGAGAGCGCGTAGAGGACGTCAATCCATTGGTGGAGCACTTTTTGGAAAAGCTCCGGGTCCGAACCCATAAACGCGTTGACCATATCTCGCCGCAGGCCATGCATATGCTCAAGCAATACCGGTGGCCGGGCAATGTTCGAGAGCTCGAAAATGTGATTGAGCACGCCATGGTTTTTGCCGATGGCAACACCATTGAGATCGACGACCTCCCGCCGGTAATCACCGGAAAGCGCAACGAAGACCACCTGGCAATTCCGGATGGGGACCGCCCACTCCCGGACATTCTTGAGGATCTCGAGCGCCAGCTCATCATGCGAGCCTATCGAAAGGCAAAAGGCGTCAAGACCGAGACGGCGCGCCTGCTTGGGATCAAAGCCAGCGCGCTCTATTACAAGCTCGAGAAGTACGGCATCGACACAGACGGTCCTCCAGATGACTCGGATGACTAG
- a CDS encoding OmpA family protein, whose amino-acid sequence MNRFYVGMVVAALTGVSGNALAQSSTRVQVDRFEPLGAQGSTILNVATSDVMPHGNPHFGLFAHYMDDALVLRADGEETSILGSSLKTEFSAGIGLWNWLDISVTLPLVAWQDGELGPLGAPGESLESPVLGDVRVVPRIQLVNHENWGGFGFGVVPMVSVPTGTALNTEGDLRFEPRAVLDWRHDSGFQIATNIGYSFRGQEDVYNLYKDDVVRWSVGTRAPIVVEDLNVVASFFGDVPLDDDINVERPPGRLDERSGNPLELAGGLEYGVSDWVMTLGGGAGLNAGFGAPDFRVFLGIGYTPLVADIDGDGIIDSKDSCPNEPEDVDGYQDTDGCPDLDNDGDGINDADDQCPNEPEDLDGFEDENGCPDPDNDGDSIADVHDLCPMEAGVMENQGCPIVDKDGDGILDADDKCPEEAEDKDGFEDEDGCPDPDNDADGIPDAEDKCPDEAEDMDGFMDDDGCPDLDNDADGIPDTEDKCPNDAETINGVDDEDGCPDKGASKVKITTTKIEILDRVYFDTGKATIKNRSYNLLNQVASILKANPQVTKIQIEGHTDNVGNDDANQKLSQERADSVKVYLSAQGIEEGRLEAIGYGEAKPIADNANAAGRDQNRRVEFTIAEVNGKPVSGDGPVVIEKEEVIEEGAEGEGASEEEKSE is encoded by the coding sequence ATGAACCGATTTTATGTCGGAATGGTGGTAGCTGCGTTGACAGGCGTTTCAGGAAATGCGCTTGCTCAGTCGTCGACTCGTGTACAGGTGGATCGCTTTGAGCCGCTCGGTGCGCAGGGAAGCACCATCCTCAACGTGGCGACCTCCGACGTCATGCCTCACGGCAATCCGCATTTTGGGCTCTTCGCGCATTATATGGATGACGCCCTCGTCCTGCGAGCTGACGGCGAAGAGACCTCGATCCTCGGGTCCTCTCTGAAGACCGAATTTTCGGCAGGTATCGGCCTCTGGAACTGGTTGGATATCAGCGTGACCTTACCGCTTGTGGCGTGGCAAGACGGCGAGCTCGGACCGCTCGGCGCCCCCGGCGAGTCGTTGGAGTCTCCGGTGCTGGGCGATGTGCGTGTGGTGCCTAGAATCCAGCTCGTCAATCACGAGAACTGGGGCGGCTTTGGGTTCGGTGTTGTCCCGATGGTCTCCGTGCCTACCGGAACGGCACTCAACACTGAGGGAGACTTGCGTTTCGAGCCACGCGCAGTGCTCGACTGGCGCCACGATTCAGGCTTTCAGATCGCAACGAATATTGGCTATTCGTTCAGAGGCCAAGAAGACGTCTACAACCTTTACAAAGACGATGTGGTGCGCTGGTCCGTGGGTACCCGCGCACCGATCGTCGTGGAGGACCTGAACGTGGTGGCGTCCTTCTTCGGCGACGTGCCTCTCGACGATGATATCAACGTGGAACGCCCTCCTGGGCGACTCGACGAGCGCAGTGGCAATCCGTTGGAACTCGCCGGTGGTCTTGAGTACGGGGTCTCGGATTGGGTGATGACGCTCGGTGGTGGCGCCGGTCTGAACGCAGGATTTGGCGCGCCGGATTTCCGCGTTTTCTTAGGGATCGGCTATACGCCGCTCGTTGCGGATATTGACGGTGACGGCATCATCGATAGCAAAGACTCGTGCCCGAACGAGCCTGAGGATGTGGACGGCTACCAGGATACAGATGGATGCCCCGATCTGGACAACGACGGTGATGGCATCAATGACGCCGATGACCAATGTCCAAACGAACCCGAAGATCTGGACGGTTTTGAGGACGAGAACGGCTGCCCAGATCCCGACAATGATGGCGACTCGATCGCCGATGTCCACGACCTCTGCCCGATGGAGGCAGGCGTCATGGAAAATCAAGGTTGTCCAATCGTAGATAAGGATGGTGACGGCATTCTCGACGCGGACGATAAGTGCCCAGAAGAGGCCGAGGACAAAGACGGATTCGAAGACGAAGACGGCTGTCCGGACCCCGACAACGACGCTGACGGAATCCCCGATGCGGAAGATAAATGTCCTGACGAGGCCGAAGATATGGACGGCTTCATGGATGATGACGGTTGCCCAGACTTGGACAACGACGCCGATGGAATTCCTGATACCGAAGACAAATGCCCGAACGATGCGGAAACCATCAACGGCGTGGATGACGAGGATGGCTGCCCTGATAAAGGTGCTTCTAAGGTCAAGATCACCACGACCAAGATCGAGATTTTGGACCGCGTCTACTTCGACACCGGCAAGGCCACCATCAAGAACCGAAGCTACAACCTGCTCAATCAGGTCGCGAGCATCTTGAAGGCTAACCCGCAGGTCACAAAGATTCAGATCGAAGGCCACACGGATAACGTGGGCAATGACGACGCCAACCAGAAGCTCAGCCAAGAACGTGCCGATTCGGTCAAGGTTTACCTGAGCGCTCAGGGCATTGAGGAAGGTCGTCTTGAGGCCATCGGCTACGGCGAGGCGAAGCCAATCGCAGACAACGCCAACGCGGCCGGTCGTGACCAAAACCGACGCGTGGAGTTCACCATCGCTGAGGTCAACGGCAAGCCTGTTTCCGGAGACGGTCCCGTAGTGATCGAGAAGGAAGAAGTCATCGAAGAGGGTGCTGAAGGCGAGGGCGCGAGCGAGGAAGAGAAGAGTGAGTGA
- a CDS encoding enoyl-CoA hydratase-related protein, which yields MSELLIRNEEAVRWLILNRPEARNAFTDEMTAAIIEALKDAAEDSSVRVVVVAANGSAFSAGGDLEAMVNRTGMFAGDAAELRDAYMRGLQAQSRAFQAFEKPVIAAINGPAIGAGLGLALHADIRIASERAKLGATFAKVGLIPGDGSAYFLIRAIGFPRALELVLTGRVVDANAALSLGLVHEVVDADELEARAGAVAAEIAALPPKAVKLAKSHMYRTAHLDSDTALHLAAAYQGLVQSGDEHVAAAQAVLDSLKR from the coding sequence GTGAGTGAGCTCCTGATTCGGAATGAAGAGGCGGTTCGGTGGTTGATCCTCAACCGTCCGGAAGCGAGGAACGCGTTCACGGACGAGATGACCGCCGCGATTATCGAGGCGCTCAAAGATGCTGCTGAAGACTCAAGCGTCCGCGTGGTGGTCGTCGCGGCCAATGGCAGCGCGTTTAGTGCCGGTGGCGACCTCGAAGCCATGGTGAACAGAACGGGCATGTTTGCCGGTGATGCCGCCGAGCTCCGTGACGCCTATATGCGTGGCCTTCAAGCGCAGTCGCGTGCTTTCCAGGCCTTTGAGAAGCCGGTCATTGCTGCCATCAACGGCCCAGCGATTGGCGCCGGCCTTGGGCTCGCCCTGCATGCTGATATTCGGATCGCCAGCGAAAGGGCCAAGCTAGGTGCGACGTTTGCCAAGGTTGGGCTCATTCCCGGAGATGGGAGCGCGTATTTTTTGATTCGGGCGATTGGGTTTCCTCGAGCCTTAGAGCTCGTGTTGACCGGACGTGTGGTGGACGCCAATGCTGCCTTGAGCCTGGGGCTTGTGCACGAAGTGGTTGATGCCGACGAGCTAGAGGCCCGCGCTGGTGCGGTGGCGGCCGAGATCGCTGCCTTGCCTCCAAAAGCTGTAAAGCTCGCGAAGTCTCATATGTACCGCACAGCGCACCTGGACTCCGATACCGCGCTCCATCTGGCTGCCGCATACCAAGGGTTGGTCCAGTCCGGCGATGAGCACGTAGCGGCCGCACAGGCCGTTCTAGATTCTCTGAAGAGGTGA
- a CDS encoding (deoxy)nucleoside triphosphate pyrophosphohydrolase has protein sequence MKREVHVVGAAIFKDDLVLVALRSATMPLPLLWEFPGGKVEASETPQEALAREIFEELECSVEVGEFVARGEHLVGEVKVVLDVYGCELQAGTPHAKEHAEIRWVSRSALKELEFAPADLPAVEKLAQHA, from the coding sequence GTGAAACGCGAAGTTCACGTGGTTGGCGCCGCGATATTCAAAGACGACTTGGTGCTTGTTGCGCTAAGGTCGGCAACTATGCCCTTGCCCCTACTCTGGGAGTTTCCTGGCGGAAAAGTCGAGGCTTCTGAGACCCCTCAAGAGGCCCTCGCGCGCGAGATTTTTGAAGAGCTCGAGTGCAGTGTGGAGGTCGGAGAGTTTGTGGCTCGAGGCGAGCACCTGGTGGGCGAGGTCAAGGTGGTGCTCGACGTGTATGGGTGTGAACTTCAGGCTGGCACGCCACATGCCAAAGAACATGCCGAAATCCGCTGGGTATCTCGTTCAGCCCTCAAAGAGTTGGAGTTTGCGCCCGCGGACCTGCCGGCGGTAGAAAAGCTAGCGCAGCACGCTTAG
- a CDS encoding protein kinase domain-containing protein — protein MKICSKCLRQYGDEVEFCEDDESPLKPFNDQAIRLTGKILDGRFQVEKKLAEGGMGEVFSGIQLSVNRPVAIKVLRPAMAVSEEYVNRFLREANIASTISHPNFVHIYDFGQDQENQVLYLAMEYLQGEDLYARMSKGRLPLTQALEICIQILSALEAAHAANIVHRDLKPENIFLLDQPGIMVKVLDFGIAKELGKSNMTKTGQIFGTPDYMSPEQCLSQTDIDGRSDLYSLGCILHELIVGHPPFQSSSIIQILLAQVNDPVPDLRNSDVALPSGIHTVLRTLLQKHPDDRYSSASAAKRAFENELERLVQDTAAQEAYQDSVTQTQELRRQDSHAMTMVRTRQSSQLINLGSYESLPKPTETVEDAAPQPASRAPVLWAITGVLVLAAGAAVVGKDFFIAKPEPGNQIGALLEAVRIVPEAIEDARQEMYTENAGAEAEILARNTSIFATSMALTPKGQTPEPVRVATRPKVAQKTNALLDLRTPTSIETRARRQSRGLLPCYNQRQDPEAAGDVKFSFRILPDGSVDGVKIDSTELGPKTTECIKSKVQSWSFGEAKIGAPIVNHQRTVTFGVKK, from the coding sequence ATGAAAATTTGTTCGAAGTGTTTGCGCCAATACGGGGATGAGGTTGAGTTTTGCGAGGATGACGAGTCGCCTCTCAAGCCCTTCAACGACCAAGCCATCCGGCTCACAGGAAAGATTCTAGACGGACGTTTCCAGGTCGAAAAGAAACTCGCCGAAGGCGGGATGGGAGAGGTTTTCTCTGGGATCCAGCTGAGTGTGAATCGGCCGGTAGCCATCAAAGTCCTGCGCCCCGCGATGGCTGTAAGCGAGGAGTACGTCAATCGTTTCCTGCGCGAAGCCAATATCGCGAGCACCATCAGTCACCCAAACTTCGTCCATATCTACGACTTTGGTCAGGACCAAGAGAATCAGGTGCTCTACCTGGCCATGGAGTATCTCCAGGGCGAGGATCTCTACGCGAGGATGTCAAAGGGTCGCCTCCCACTGACTCAGGCACTGGAGATATGCATCCAGATTCTCTCGGCACTTGAGGCTGCACACGCCGCCAATATCGTGCACCGCGACTTGAAGCCCGAGAATATCTTCTTGCTGGATCAGCCCGGCATCATGGTCAAAGTCCTCGACTTTGGTATCGCCAAGGAGCTCGGAAAGTCCAACATGACCAAGACCGGGCAGATCTTCGGAACCCCTGACTACATGAGCCCCGAACAATGCCTGAGTCAGACGGATATCGACGGGCGCTCAGACCTCTACTCGCTGGGTTGCATCCTGCACGAGCTGATTGTGGGCCACCCTCCGTTCCAGTCTTCGAGCATCATTCAGATCTTGCTCGCACAGGTCAACGACCCGGTTCCAGACCTGAGAAACTCGGACGTGGCCCTGCCTTCCGGCATCCACACAGTTTTGCGGACCCTGCTGCAGAAACATCCCGATGACCGCTACTCCTCGGCCAGTGCGGCCAAACGCGCGTTTGAGAATGAACTGGAGAGGCTCGTTCAAGACACGGCTGCCCAGGAGGCGTACCAGGATTCCGTGACTCAGACACAGGAGCTAAGGCGTCAGGACTCTCATGCCATGACCATGGTGCGGACCCGACAGAGCTCTCAGCTCATCAATCTGGGCTCGTACGAAAGTCTTCCGAAACCTACCGAGACAGTGGAAGACGCTGCGCCACAACCCGCGAGCCGCGCGCCCGTGCTATGGGCCATCACCGGGGTTCTCGTCTTGGCGGCCGGTGCGGCGGTGGTTGGAAAGGATTTTTTCATCGCGAAGCCCGAACCAGGCAACCAGATCGGCGCCTTGCTTGAGGCGGTACGAATCGTGCCAGAAGCCATCGAAGACGCCCGGCAAGAAATGTATACGGAGAATGCTGGAGCCGAAGCAGAAATCTTGGCGCGAAACACCTCGATTTTTGCAACCAGCATGGCTCTGACCCCCAAAGGGCAAACGCCCGAACCGGTACGGGTCGCCACGAGACCCAAGGTCGCTCAGAAGACCAACGCGCTCCTCGATCTTCGCACTCCGACTTCCATAGAAACCCGCGCGCGCCGACAATCACGCGGTCTTCTACCTTGCTACAACCAACGGCAAGATCCAGAGGCTGCCGGCGACGTGAAATTCTCGTTCCGAATATTGCCCGATGGCAGCGTGGACGGCGTGAAAATCGACTCCACCGAACTTGGACCCAAGACGACCGAGTGCATCAAATCCAAGGTCCAGAGCTGGTCATTTGGAGAGGCGAAGATCGGCGCGCCAATCGTTAACCATCAACGAACTGTGACCTTCGGAGTCAAGAAGTGA
- a CDS encoding 2-oxo acid dehydrogenase subunit E2 yields the protein MWYWIALAAPFVLWVVLHMKTSRPDGKIIKVHPYRRIMWYIMPTRNESVVYFDSYVIADEVLRYVEDLNKVIPCTLNDVLVAAVARGLIQTPEMDRFVAGHRLYQRYEPSITFSMKRERKNKKSKISTVKQVIRPDHTILTMIEDIRSKVKVERSDKKTTADTEFQVLNLMPRPMFRGAFSLVRLLDYFNLLPGFFIKTDPMHTSIFMANLGSINMAAGYHHLYEYGTCPLFIMIGKIEDRPMVVDGEVVVKPVIHVRFSFDERIDDGMTAGNGIYEFTGALENPYEILGCVGEDDAYEYGTERPRHWKRTDE from the coding sequence ATGTGGTATTGGATCGCCCTCGCGGCGCCTTTTGTTCTCTGGGTAGTCCTTCACATGAAGACCTCGCGGCCCGACGGCAAGATTATCAAGGTGCACCCATACCGCCGTATCATGTGGTACATCATGCCCACACGAAACGAGTCGGTGGTCTACTTCGACTCCTATGTCATCGCGGACGAAGTTCTGAGATACGTGGAGGACCTCAACAAAGTGATCCCTTGCACGCTCAATGACGTGCTCGTGGCCGCAGTTGCGCGCGGCCTGATCCAGACGCCTGAGATGGACCGTTTTGTGGCAGGTCACCGGCTCTACCAGCGTTATGAGCCGTCTATTACCTTCAGCATGAAGCGGGAGCGAAAGAACAAGAAATCCAAGATTTCTACGGTGAAGCAGGTGATTCGACCTGACCACACAATTCTCACGATGATCGAAGATATCCGATCCAAGGTGAAGGTGGAGCGCTCGGACAAGAAGACCACTGCAGACACTGAGTTTCAGGTGCTGAACTTGATGCCGCGCCCTATGTTTCGCGGCGCCTTTTCGCTTGTACGGCTGCTCGACTACTTCAATCTTCTGCCGGGGTTTTTCATCAAGACCGACCCGATGCACACGAGTATCTTCATGGCGAATCTCGGCTCGATCAATATGGCCGCTGGATACCACCACCTCTACGAATACGGGACCTGCCCGCTCTTCATCATGATCGGCAAGATCGAGGATCGGCCGATGGTTGTTGATGGCGAGGTAGTCGTCAAACCAGTGATTCACGTGCGGTTTTCATTCGACGAGCGAATCGATGACGGGATGACCGCCGGAAACGGTATCTACGAGTTCACAGGCGCGCTCGAGAATCCGTACGAAATCCTCGGTTGTGTGGGCGAAGATGACGCATACGAATATGGCACCGAGCGACCACGACACTGGAAGAGGACTGACGAGTGA